A single genomic interval of Caminicella sporogenes DSM 14501 harbors:
- a CDS encoding S-layer homology domain-containing protein codes for MKKVVSIMLVLVLILSMASIETFAMGKIKGVPPGLAKKGYLPHGVVKKFVDTDGYEWAEKAIEKMAIKGVIKGYGKGKFAPNKPVTKLEAIVMALRVMGYEDEAKLDLEKVKKGNKKLKYKHFVQTWAYGYISLALEKGILDEIDLLDFNLKEPAKRYEVAKYIIRALGLEEEAQKYMNEDLRFIDKGAIPLGTVGYIYLSDKMGIIQGYPNGTFLPNKPVTRAEMAVLIERLDDKTKSEIDNNEKYAEIINIDDDKLILKINDKMKIYNISEDVPVYTLEGKYVSIDELAVGMKIKIYLNDEKSIIFIEIKEKEDADTVIENVYGKNDLIIDFDDIKVIFDDDEHNKHDGDHNGDDND; via the coding sequence ATGAAAAAAGTAGTAAGTATTATGTTAGTTTTAGTACTTATTTTATCAATGGCATCAATAGAAACTTTTGCAATGGGAAAAATCAAAGGAGTACCACCGGGACTTGCAAAGAAGGGATATTTACCTCATGGTGTAGTTAAGAAATTTGTTGATACTGATGGGTATGAATGGGCAGAAAAGGCTATTGAAAAAATGGCTATAAAAGGCGTTATAAAAGGATATGGCAAAGGTAAATTTGCACCAAATAAACCTGTAACTAAACTTGAAGCAATAGTAATGGCATTAAGAGTTATGGGGTATGAAGATGAAGCAAAATTAGATTTAGAAAAGGTAAAGAAAGGAAATAAAAAATTAAAATATAAGCATTTTGTTCAAACTTGGGCATATGGGTATATTTCTTTAGCATTAGAGAAAGGAATTTTAGATGAAATAGATTTATTAGATTTTAATCTTAAAGAGCCAGCTAAAAGATATGAAGTAGCAAAATATATAATAAGAGCTTTAGGACTTGAAGAAGAAGCGCAGAAATATATGAATGAAGATTTAAGATTTATTGATAAAGGGGCTATTCCATTAGGAACTGTAGGATATATATATCTTTCAGATAAGATGGGAATAATTCAAGGGTATCCAAATGGAACGTTCTTACCAAATAAACCAGTAACTAGAGCTGAAATGGCAGTACTTATAGAAAGATTAGATGATAAGACAAAAAGTGAAATAGATAACAATGAAAAGTATGCGGAAATAATTAATATAGATGATGATAAATTGATATTAAAGATAAATGATAAAATGAAGATTTATAATATATCAGAAGATGTACCTGTGTATACTTTAGAAGGGAAATATGTATCTATAGATGAATTGGCTGTAGGAATGAAAATAAAGATTTATCTAAATGATGAAAAAAGTATTATTTTTATAGAAATAAAAGAAAAAGAGGATGCAGATACCGTAATTGAAAATGTATATGGAAAAAATGATTTAATAATAGATTTTGACGATATTAAGGTAATATTTGATGATGATGAACACAATAAACATGATGGAGATCATAATGGTGATGACAATGATTAA